The genomic stretch CGCCTGACAACGCTGCGACGTCGCGCGCGGCGGCGTCGGCGAGACCGCTGGTGGCGAGTGCTTCTTCGATCGCCGCGTGATCGGCGCGCGACAATCCGCGCAGCCAGCCGCCATAGGCATAGCGGCCATACGCGACCAACTCGCGCACGGTGAGACCGGACGGAATCTGGTTGAATTGCGCGAGCATGGTCAGCGTGCGCGCCAATGTGCGACGCCGGTATGAAGCGAGCGGCTTCCCGCCGACCTCAACGCTGCCGGAGAGCGCCGGCTGCAAACCGGCGAGCGCACGCAACAACGTGCTCTTGCCACAACCGTTCGGCCCGCACAACGCGGTGACGCGGCCCGCCGCGATCGTCAGATCGAGACCGTGAAGCACCACGTGATCGCGATAGCCGACCGTCAGCGAGTGCGCCGCGAGCGCCGCTCCCAGCATCTTCGTCATTGGGCGCTCGTCCGCTCGGCGCCTTCGCTAT from Paraburkholderia sp. IMGN_8 encodes the following:
- a CDS encoding ABC transporter ATP-binding protein — its product is MTKMLGAALAAHSLTVGYRDHVVLHGLDLTIAAGRVTALCGPNGCGKSTLLRALAGLQPALSGSVEVGGKPLASYRRRTLARTLTMLAQFNQIPSGLTVRELVAYGRYAYGGWLRGLSRADHAAIEEALATSGLADAAARDVAALSGGERQRAWIAMALAQQAPIVLLDEPTTYLDIHHQLDILRELRRLNCERGLTIVWVLHDLNQAAAYSDEIVLMRSGRIVAHGSPDAMLDPRHLNETFCVPMIKIAHPQTGAPMCVPAYEGDVSDIASVEFDDEALSDATATSKDLAA